A window from Pseudooceanicola algae encodes these proteins:
- a CDS encoding glutathione S-transferase family protein, whose product MTIKLHCFGESGNSYKAALPLALSGLDWEPVKVDFFHGATRSAEYLALNPIGEAPVMVDGDLTLAQSGVIQMYITEKTGKFGGATPDEARDVMKWVFFDNHKMSSQAGMLRFQMNFLPEEKRNQEVIGFVTARLKSALATLNRVLEGRDWLVGNGPTHADFSNCGYLYYPEPFTFDRVEWPNIDRWLDNIADLPGWKHPYDLMPGRPSDRGL is encoded by the coding sequence ATGACCATCAAACTCCATTGCTTCGGCGAAAGCGGAAATTCCTACAAGGCGGCCCTGCCTTTGGCCCTGTCCGGGCTCGATTGGGAGCCGGTGAAGGTAGATTTCTTTCACGGCGCGACCCGCAGCGCCGAATACCTTGCACTGAACCCCATCGGCGAGGCGCCTGTTATGGTCGATGGCGACCTTACGCTGGCCCAGTCCGGGGTGATCCAGATGTATATCACCGAGAAGACCGGCAAGTTCGGCGGCGCGACGCCGGACGAGGCGCGCGACGTGATGAAATGGGTTTTCTTCGACAATCACAAGATGTCGAGCCAGGCTGGCATGCTGCGTTTCCAAATGAACTTCCTGCCGGAGGAAAAGCGCAACCAGGAGGTCATCGGCTTTGTCACCGCGCGGCTCAAATCCGCCCTTGCAACGCTCAATCGTGTGCTGGAGGGCCGGGACTGGCTGGTTGGGAATGGGCCCACCCATGCGGATTTCTCGAACTGCGGCTACCTCTATTACCCGGAGCCTTTCACCTTTGATCGCGTCGAATGGCCCAATATCGACCGCTGGCTGGACAATATCGCAGATCTTCCGGGCTGGAAGCATCCCTATGACCTCATGCCCGGGCGGCCTTCGGATCGCGGTCTGTGA
- a CDS encoding acetyl-CoA C-acetyltransferase, giving the protein MTEAYIYDAVRSPRGKGRKDGSLHEVTSVALGKQMLNAIRERSGLEGHAVEDVIWGNATQAFEQGGCLARTTVLASDLDESIPGLSINRFCASGMEAVNLAANQVKGGAGAAYIAGGVECMSRVAMGSDGAAIAVDPTVAMDSYFVPQGISADIIATEYGFSRDDVDAFAVESQKRATAAWEAKRFAKSIITIRDVNGLPILDHDEYMRPGTDMQALGSLKASFREMGEVMPGFDKVAMLKYPHLEAINHVHHAGNSSGIVDGSAAILIGSKEFGEAHGLKPRARIRATAKIGTDPTIMLTGPVPATQKILKDAGMEIGDIDLFEVNEAFSAVVLRFMQAFDVDHSKLNVNGGAIAMGHPLGASGAIIIGTLLDEMERSGKGTGLATLCVASGMGAATIIELV; this is encoded by the coding sequence ATGACCGAAGCCTATATCTACGATGCCGTGCGCAGCCCGCGTGGCAAGGGGCGCAAGGATGGCAGCCTGCACGAGGTGACATCTGTCGCCTTGGGCAAGCAGATGCTGAACGCGATCCGCGAACGCTCGGGCCTTGAAGGCCACGCGGTCGAGGATGTGATCTGGGGCAACGCCACCCAGGCTTTCGAACAGGGCGGGTGCCTGGCGCGGACGACCGTGCTGGCCTCGGATCTGGATGAATCCATCCCCGGCCTGTCGATCAACCGCTTCTGTGCCTCCGGCATGGAGGCCGTGAACCTGGCTGCCAACCAGGTGAAGGGCGGCGCGGGCGCGGCCTATATCGCCGGCGGTGTCGAATGCATGAGCCGCGTCGCCATGGGTTCGGATGGCGCCGCCATTGCCGTGGATCCGACCGTGGCCATGGACAGCTATTTCGTGCCCCAGGGCATCAGTGCCGACATCATCGCAACCGAATACGGATTTTCGCGCGACGACGTCGATGCCTTTGCCGTCGAAAGCCAGAAGCGCGCGACTGCCGCTTGGGAAGCCAAGCGCTTTGCCAAGAGCATCATCACCATCCGCGACGTCAACGGCCTGCCGATCCTGGATCACGACGAATACATGCGCCCCGGCACCGATATGCAGGCACTCGGCTCGCTCAAGGCATCGTTCCGCGAAATGGGTGAGGTGATGCCCGGCTTCGACAAGGTCGCAATGCTCAAATACCCGCATCTCGAGGCGATCAACCACGTCCACCATGCGGGGAACTCCTCGGGCATCGTGGACGGGTCGGCGGCGATCCTGATCGGCTCGAAGGAATTCGGCGAAGCGCATGGGCTGAAGCCCCGCGCCCGCATCCGCGCCACCGCCAAGATCGGCACCGATCCGACGATCATGCTGACCGGCCCCGTCCCCGCGACCCAGAAGATCCTGAAGGACGCGGGTATGGAGATCGGCGACATCGACCTGTTCGAGGTGAACGAGGCATTTTCCGCCGTGGTCCTGCGTTTCATGCAGGCCTTCGACGTCGATCATTCCAAACTGAACGTGAACGGCGGCGCCATCGCCATGGGTCACCCGCTGGGGGCTTCCGGCGCGATCATCATCGGCACGCTGCTCGACGAGATGGAGCGCAGCGGCAAAGGCACCGGTCTGGCCACGCTTTGCGTTGCCTCCGGCATGGGCGCGGCGACGATCATCGAGCTGGTCTGA
- a CDS encoding cupin domain-containing protein, protein MVVIRHAEARRDSGTPEQAAHLGPFEALLYSDTGGLGQFGAFVETLQPGSKSSDRHWHEQEDEFLYMLSGEATLVEDDGTHLLQPGDACCWPAGVANGHHVVNRSGAPCSYLIVGSRKADDVVHYSEIDKILIRENGARRLIRRDGTRIDGPQAGSSQGSET, encoded by the coding sequence ATGGTCGTCATCCGCCATGCAGAGGCACGTCGCGACAGCGGCACGCCCGAACAGGCGGCGCATCTGGGTCCGTTTGAAGCGCTGCTTTATTCTGACACCGGCGGCCTTGGCCAGTTCGGCGCCTTTGTCGAGACGCTGCAACCGGGATCGAAATCCTCGGACCGGCACTGGCACGAGCAGGAGGACGAGTTCCTCTACATGCTGAGCGGTGAAGCGACGCTGGTGGAAGACGACGGCACCCATCTGCTGCAGCCCGGCGACGCCTGCTGCTGGCCGGCGGGCGTGGCGAACGGACACCATGTGGTGAACCGCTCGGGCGCGCCCTGTTCCTACCTGATCGTAGGCAGCCGCAAGGCGGACGATGTGGTGCACTATTCAGAGATCGACAAGATCCTCATTCGCGAAAACGGCGCGCGGCGGCTGATCCGCCGCGACGGCACACGGATTGACGGACCCCAGGCCGGGTCCTCTCAAGGGAGCGAGACATGA
- a CDS encoding 3-hydroxyacyl-CoA dehydrogenase NAD-binding domain-containing protein has product MTEFNMEIDAEGVAIITWDLPGKSMNVLTLAGADELGAHVDAALADEAVRGIVITSGKDTFAAGMDLNVIAGFKEEGVEGVFDGVMALHHLLRKIELAGADLKTMKGGKPVAAALPGTALGIGLELPLSCHRIFAADNPRAKIGLPEIQVGIFPGSGGTTRLVRKLGVMNASAFLLQGKLSDPKGAAKAGLIDEVAEDPLAAAREWVLAAGPADIVKPWDAKGYKVPGGAPYHPAGFQTFVGANAMIMAQTWGAYPAPKAMLSAIYEGLMVPFDTALKIEARWFTSVLMNPSSANMIRSLFLNKEALEKGANRPEAPDQKVSKLGVLGAGMMGAGIALVAANAGIEVVLIDQKQEAADRGRANTETWLDEGIKRKKATPEKKEQVLARITATTDYAALSDADLIIEAVFEDPAIKAEVTKAVEAVIPEDCIFASNTSTLPISELAKASSRPGQFIGIHFFSPVEKMALVEIIKGKQTGDRAVAKALDFVRQIRKTPIVVNDARFFYANRCIIPYLNEGGRMVSEGVSPVLVEHAARILGMPVGPLQLIDETSIDLGVKIAKATKAAMGDAYPADAAGVDALMFWLHDEGRLGRKTKAGFYSYDEKGKRTSLWDGLETQYPLKDDQPSLIEVQHRLIFSQVLEAVRALEEGVLEDIREGDVGAILGWGFMPWSGGPFAWLDMIGTPYAAERCDQLAETFGPRFACPDLLRDMAAKGQSFYKRFGPEAAAA; this is encoded by the coding sequence ATGACCGAATTCAACATGGAAATCGACGCCGAGGGCGTCGCGATCATCACCTGGGATCTGCCGGGCAAAAGCATGAACGTCCTGACCCTGGCAGGTGCCGACGAGCTGGGCGCGCATGTCGATGCGGCGCTGGCCGACGAGGCCGTTAGGGGCATCGTCATCACCTCGGGCAAGGACACCTTTGCGGCGGGGATGGACCTGAACGTCATCGCGGGCTTCAAGGAAGAAGGGGTCGAGGGCGTCTTCGACGGCGTCATGGCCCTGCACCACCTGCTGCGCAAGATCGAGCTGGCCGGCGCCGACCTCAAGACCATGAAGGGGGGCAAGCCCGTCGCGGCCGCCCTGCCCGGCACGGCGCTTGGCATCGGGCTGGAACTGCCGCTGTCCTGCCACCGGATCTTTGCCGCCGACAACCCCAGGGCCAAGATCGGCCTGCCGGAAATCCAGGTCGGGATCTTCCCCGGTTCGGGCGGCACCACACGCCTGGTGCGCAAGCTCGGCGTGATGAATGCCTCTGCCTTCCTTTTGCAGGGCAAGCTGAGCGACCCCAAGGGGGCTGCCAAGGCCGGCCTCATCGACGAGGTGGCCGAGGATCCGCTGGCCGCCGCCCGGGAATGGGTACTGGCCGCCGGGCCTGCCGATATCGTGAAACCCTGGGACGCCAAGGGATACAAGGTGCCCGGTGGCGCGCCCTACCACCCGGCCGGTTTCCAGACCTTCGTCGGTGCCAATGCGATGATCATGGCCCAGACCTGGGGCGCCTACCCGGCCCCCAAGGCCATGCTGAGCGCCATCTACGAGGGCCTCATGGTGCCCTTCGATACCGCCCTCAAGATCGAGGCGCGCTGGTTCACCTCAGTCCTCATGAACCCCTCGTCGGCCAACATGATCCGGTCGCTGTTCCTGAACAAGGAAGCGCTGGAGAAGGGCGCGAACCGCCCCGAGGCGCCGGACCAGAAGGTCAGCAAGCTCGGCGTGCTGGGCGCGGGCATGATGGGCGCGGGCATCGCGCTGGTCGCGGCGAATGCCGGTATCGAGGTCGTGCTGATCGACCAGAAGCAGGAGGCTGCTGATCGCGGCCGGGCCAATACGGAAACCTGGCTCGACGAAGGCATCAAACGCAAGAAGGCGACGCCCGAGAAGAAGGAACAGGTGCTGGCGCGGATCACCGCGACCACCGATTACGCCGCCTTGTCGGATGCGGACCTGATCATCGAGGCCGTCTTCGAGGACCCGGCCATCAAGGCCGAGGTCACCAAGGCCGTCGAGGCGGTGATCCCCGAGGATTGCATCTTTGCTTCCAACACCTCGACCCTGCCGATTTCGGAGCTGGCCAAGGCCTCTTCCCGGCCCGGGCAGTTCATCGGAATCCACTTCTTTTCGCCGGTCGAAAAGATGGCGTTGGTCGAGATCATCAAGGGCAAGCAGACCGGTGACCGGGCCGTGGCCAAGGCGCTCGACTTCGTGCGCCAGATCCGCAAGACGCCCATCGTGGTCAACGATGCGCGCTTCTTCTACGCCAACCGCTGCATCATCCCCTACCTGAACGAAGGGGGGCGGATGGTCAGCGAAGGGGTGTCGCCGGTGCTGGTCGAACATGCGGCGCGCATCCTCGGCATGCCGGTGGGGCCACTGCAACTGATCGACGAGACCTCGATCGACCTTGGGGTGAAGATCGCCAAGGCGACAAAGGCGGCCATGGGCGATGCCTATCCGGCGGATGCCGCAGGGGTCGACGCGCTGATGTTCTGGCTGCACGACGAAGGCCGCCTGGGCCGCAAGACCAAGGCGGGCTTCTACAGCTACGACGAGAAGGGCAAGCGCACGAGCCTTTGGGACGGGTTGGAGACGCAATATCCGCTGAAGGATGACCAGCCGAGCCTGATCGAGGTCCAGCATCGCCTGATCTTCTCACAGGTGCTGGAAGCGGTGCGCGCGCTGGAAGAGGGCGTGCTGGAAGACATCCGCGAAGGCGATGTCGGCGCGATCCTCGGCTGGGGCTTCATGCCCTGGTCCGGCGGGCCCTTTGCCTGGCTCGACATGATCGGCACGCCCTATGCCGCCGAACGCTGCGACCAACTGGCCGAGACCTTCGGCCCGCGTTTTGCCTGCCCCGACCTGCTGCGCGACATGGCGGCCAAGGGTCAGAGTTTCTACAAGCGCTTCGGACCGGAAGCAGCCGCTGCCTGA
- a CDS encoding MFS transporter has product MAFLIGICLGQLVLGPVSVRTCRKPGALMGVGLFLATSLGDLFVAGPNQLLFRRLAQGVKGVVGKVVGLALLMAPLLGSAIPVVTRRQAIFATLAGLAALVFVPMLFVMPLRANALRDAPSCQCSW; this is encoded by the coding sequence ATGGCCTTCTTGATTGGTATCTGCCTCGGCCAGTTGGTGCTTGGGCCCGTGTCGGTCCGCACTTGCCGCAAACCCGGCGCACTGATGGGCGTCGGGCTGTTCCTTGCCACCTCGCTCGGCGACCTGTTCGTCGCAGGGCCGAACCAGCTGCTGTTCCGGCGCCTTGCCCAGGGTGTCAAAGGCGTGGTCGGGAAGGTGGTGGGCCTGGCCCTGCTGATGGCACCGCTTCTCGGCTCGGCAATCCCGGTGGTGACGCGCCGGCAGGCGATCTTTGCGACACTGGCCGGCTTGGCGGCCCTGGTCTTCGTGCCAATGCTCTTCGTGATGCCCCTTCGTGCCAATGCTCTTCGTGATGCCCCTTCGTGCCAATGCTCTTGGTGA
- a CDS encoding DUF1007 family protein, which translates to MRMPLTLTTSLALPLFVPLGAAAHPHIFVSTALHMVISPEQQLTAVEVTWAYDELYTMLVLDELGLDPDYDGVLTEAELETLDGYDLNWMPGFEGDLYLQKDGAPLPLGPPHSLGVALRDGQFVSRHARVLLTPVAADEVSARAYDPGLYTGYDLGGGVTLDQGCQAEITPPVMDTAYEALARKMAEIPADALDYPQVGESFSDEIRLHCEARS; encoded by the coding sequence ATGCGCATGCCTCTCACCCTGACCACATCCCTGGCTCTGCCGCTTTTCGTCCCGCTTGGCGCGGCGGCGCATCCGCATATCTTCGTCTCGACCGCTCTGCACATGGTGATCTCACCCGAACAGCAGTTGACGGCGGTCGAGGTCACCTGGGCCTATGACGAATTGTACACCATGCTGGTGCTCGACGAACTGGGTCTCGACCCCGATTACGATGGCGTCCTGACCGAGGCCGAGCTTGAAACCCTGGACGGTTACGACTTGAACTGGATGCCCGGATTCGAGGGCGATCTTTACCTTCAGAAGGACGGCGCGCCCCTGCCCCTTGGCCCCCCGCACAGCCTTGGCGTGGCCTTGCGGGATGGGCAATTCGTCAGCCGCCATGCCCGTGTCCTGCTGACGCCCGTGGCCGCCGACGAGGTCTCTGCGCGGGCCTATGATCCGGGGCTTTATACCGGCTATGATCTGGGGGGGGGCGTGACCCTCGATCAAGGCTGCCAGGCCGAGATCACACCGCCGGTGATGGACACCGCCTACGAGGCATTGGCCCGCAAGATGGCCGAGATCCCGGCCGATGCGCTGGACTACCCCCAGGTCGGAGAGAGCTTTTCCGACGAGATCCGCCTGCACTGCGAGGCCCGCTCGTGA
- a CDS encoding nickel/cobalt transporter has translation MSLSNDHLLRPAGALGLLALVLPLVLLFGIGALALYLWGFGGLADLSQWATAGQRDAQNAIARALRALHGGDPGALSLLLGLCFSYGFLHAAGPGHGKILIAGYGMAQGVSALRLSILALLSGLAQSASAVLLVSAGLALLNLSRERLVGVTEAWLAPLSYAAIGMIGLWLGLRGLTHIRRALTRPTRQDEWHDQAQASGHDAEPDHDHALHHHSHETDSCGCGHRHGPTPQEATQARSLREAVILIAAIAARPCTGALFLLVLTWRMDILAAGIAGTFAMGLGVASVTIAVALLSVILRAGALERLLRHLPSGVAPAALLALAETAAGLLVAATALGLFLRAV, from the coding sequence GTGAGCCTGTCCAACGATCACCTGCTGCGCCCCGCCGGCGCGCTTGGCCTGCTGGCGCTGGTCCTGCCGCTGGTCCTGCTGTTCGGCATCGGGGCGCTGGCGCTTTATCTGTGGGGCTTCGGCGGTCTCGCGGATCTGTCGCAATGGGCCACTGCCGGGCAGCGCGATGCGCAGAATGCCATTGCCCGCGCCCTTCGGGCGTTGCATGGCGGCGACCCGGGGGCGCTGTCACTGCTGCTGGGGCTATGTTTTTCCTACGGCTTCCTGCATGCGGCCGGACCGGGGCATGGCAAGATCCTGATCGCCGGCTATGGCATGGCGCAGGGGGTTTCGGCGCTGCGCCTGTCCATTCTGGCCCTGCTGTCCGGGCTGGCCCAATCGGCCAGCGCCGTGCTGCTGGTCAGCGCGGGGCTGGCCCTGCTGAACCTGTCGCGCGAACGCCTGGTGGGCGTCACCGAAGCCTGGCTGGCACCCCTTTCCTATGCCGCAATCGGCATGATCGGCCTGTGGCTTGGCCTGCGCGGGCTGACCCATATCCGCCGTGCGCTGACCCGGCCGACGCGTCAGGACGAATGGCATGATCAGGCGCAGGCATCTGGCCATGACGCCGAACCGGATCACGATCACGCACTGCACCACCACAGCCACGAAACCGACAGCTGCGGCTGTGGTCACCGCCACGGCCCCACACCGCAGGAAGCCACCCAAGCCCGCAGTCTGCGCGAAGCGGTCATCCTGATCGCCGCCATCGCCGCCCGCCCCTGCACCGGGGCATTGTTCCTGCTGGTCCTGACGTGGCGGATGGACATTCTGGCCGCCGGGATCGCAGGAACCTTTGCCATGGGGCTGGGGGTCGCCTCGGTCACCATCGCAGTCGCGCTTCTGTCGGTCATCCTGCGCGCGGGCGCCTTGGAGCGTCTGTTGCGCCACCTGCCAAGCGGCGTTGCCCCTGCCGCGCTGCTGGCCCTTGCCGAAACCGCCGCCGGATTGCTGGTCGCAGCCACGGCGCTCGGCCTGTTCCTGCGCGCTGTCTGA
- a CDS encoding Hint domain-containing protein — MLAGTRVAGAAGWQPVETLQPGDKVLTFDNGLQPVLRVRRTTVSGHGASGMTTFAGLPKVLQIPAGVIGNCATMQVLPRQGLLVKSRLSEQTYGKQLVLIHAGSLLGYCGVTRMAQGHLPEICLPEFEIGQVVFCSSGALSSCPALSEVISENCEAECGTSEYRYLTARSDRPFLNAIIQELVSDWRHNRNVAVNGL, encoded by the coding sequence ATGCTGGCGGGCACCAGGGTGGCGGGCGCCGCTGGCTGGCAACCGGTCGAAACCCTGCAGCCAGGGGACAAGGTCCTGACGTTCGACAATGGGCTGCAACCTGTCCTCAGGGTGCGCAGGACCACTGTTTCCGGGCATGGGGCGAGCGGGATGACCACCTTCGCGGGTTTGCCCAAGGTTCTGCAAATCCCGGCCGGCGTGATTGGGAATTGCGCGACGATGCAGGTTCTGCCCCGGCAGGGGCTTTTGGTCAAAAGCCGACTGTCCGAACAGACCTATGGCAAGCAGCTGGTTCTGATCCACGCGGGCAGCTTGCTTGGCTATTGCGGTGTGACCCGGATGGCGCAAGGGCATTTGCCGGAAATCTGCCTTCCTGAATTTGAAATCGGCCAGGTTGTATTTTGCAGTTCAGGCGCGCTTTCCAGTTGTCCGGCTCTGTCGGAAGTAATCTCGGAAAATTGCGAAGCCGAATGCGGCACATCCGAATACCGTTATCTGACCGCCCGAAGCGACCGTCCCTTTCTGAATGCGATTATTCAGGAACTCGTCTCCGATTGGCGGCATAACCGGAATGTCGCGGTAAATGGGCTGTAA
- the upp gene encoding uracil phosphoribosyltransferase, which translates to MTSETDHLTVVTHPLVQHKLTLMREEETSTAKFRQLLREISQLLAYEVTRNLEMTSKTIKTPMCEMEAPLLDGKKLALISILRAGNGLLDGILELVPAARVGFVGLYRDEETLQPVQYYFKVPENLEDRLVIAVDPMLATGNSSVAAIDLLKQAGATNIRFLCLLAAPEGVARMKEAHPDVPIITASLDEKLNEQGYIVPGLGDAGDRMFGTK; encoded by the coding sequence ATGACATCCGAAACCGACCACCTGACAGTCGTCACCCATCCGCTGGTGCAGCACAAGCTGACCCTGATGCGGGAAGAAGAGACCTCGACCGCGAAGTTTCGTCAGCTGCTGCGCGAGATCTCGCAGCTACTGGCCTACGAGGTGACGCGCAATCTGGAAATGACCTCGAAAACCATCAAGACCCCGATGTGCGAGATGGAAGCCCCGCTGCTGGATGGCAAGAAGCTGGCGCTGATCTCGATCCTGCGGGCCGGGAACGGGCTGCTGGACGGTATCCTGGAACTGGTGCCCGCCGCGCGGGTCGGTTTCGTCGGGCTTTACCGGGATGAAGAAACGCTTCAGCCGGTGCAATATTACTTCAAGGTGCCGGAAAACCTTGAAGATCGTCTGGTGATCGCGGTCGACCCGATGCTGGCCACGGGCAACAGCTCGGTCGCGGCGATCGATCTTCTGAAACAGGCGGGGGCGACGAATATCCGCTTCCTTTGCCTGCTGGCCGCCCCCGAAGGCGTGGCCCGCATGAAGGAAGCGCATCCCGATGTGCCGATCATCACCGCCTCGCTGGACGAAAAGCTGAACGAGCAGGGTTATATCGTGCCGGGTCTCGGGGATGCGGGCGACCGGATGTTCGGCACCAAGTAG
- the add gene encoding adenosine deaminase, whose amino-acid sequence MTEDPIPELQKVELHVHMEGAVPAAFMRRLAQEKKKDFSQLFTDGGDYRRTDFLELLETYAALAALPDSPEDYARLTREMLQQSAAGGVIYTEAFLCPAHCCNNDLGAWKEITEAVREAAEAAETDLGVTLRLIVSSLRHQGPAKVRAAAQCAAETAGDFVVGFGMSGDEARGKFRDFTYAFDMAREAELGLTVHAGEWGPSRMVREAVEELRVSRIGPAPRAVEDPAVLELLRRHDVTVEACPGAGVALGLYPDLAHHPVEQIRRSGVKLTISTDDPAYFGLSMASEYAALRKTFGWDDEIFAQIAKTALDAAFCDTVTKAKLAKRLETAP is encoded by the coding sequence GTGACCGAAGACCCGATTCCCGAATTGCAGAAAGTGGAACTGCATGTCCACATGGAAGGCGCCGTGCCGGCCGCCTTCATGCGGCGTCTGGCGCAGGAAAAGAAAAAGGACTTCTCACAGCTGTTCACGGACGGGGGTGACTATCGCCGCACCGACTTTCTCGAACTGCTGGAGACCTATGCGGCCCTTGCTGCCTTGCCCGACAGCCCCGAGGATTACGCCCGGCTGACCCGCGAAATGCTGCAACAAAGTGCGGCCGGCGGGGTCATCTATACCGAGGCCTTCCTGTGCCCGGCGCATTGCTGCAACAATGACCTTGGCGCCTGGAAGGAAATCACCGAAGCGGTGCGCGAAGCCGCCGAGGCCGCCGAGACGGATCTCGGGGTCACCCTGCGCCTGATCGTGTCCTCCTTGCGCCATCAAGGGCCTGCCAAGGTCCGCGCTGCCGCCCAATGCGCCGCCGAGACCGCAGGGGATTTCGTCGTCGGCTTCGGCATGTCCGGCGATGAGGCGCGCGGCAAGTTCCGCGATTTCACCTATGCCTTCGACATGGCCCGCGAGGCAGAGCTGGGCCTGACCGTCCACGCAGGCGAATGGGGCCCCTCGCGCATGGTACGCGAGGCAGTCGAGGAACTGCGGGTCAGCCGCATCGGCCCGGCGCCGCGCGCGGTCGAAGACCCGGCGGTACTGGAACTGCTGCGCAGGCATGATGTCACGGTCGAGGCCTGCCCCGGTGCGGGCGTGGCCCTTGGGCTTTATCCCGACCTCGCTCATCACCCGGTTGAACAGATCCGCCGGAGCGGTGTGAAGCTGACGATCTCGACCGATGACCCGGCTTATTTCGGCCTGTCCATGGCGTCGGAATACGCCGCCCTGCGCAAGACCTTCGGCTGGGATGACGAGATCTTTGCGCAAATCGCGAAAACCGCGCTCGACGCCGCCTTCTGCGATACGGTAACGAAGGCGAAACTGGCGAAACGACTGGAGACAGCCCCATGA
- a CDS encoding phosphopentomutase, whose translation MSRAFLVVMDSVGIGGAPDAGSFFNAGLPDTGANTLAHIAQACAEQGRSGPLHLPNLVRLGLGAAAELATQDALPGLGDAPVSGRWAAAAEVSPGKDTPSGHWELAGVPVPWDWTYFPNETPAFPADLTAEVCRLAGTDGILGNCHASGTNIIADLGAEHMRTGWPICYTSADSVFQIAAHEDSFGNERLQKLCRDLAPRLHAMRIGRVISRPFTGRPGDFQRTTNRRDYSLAPPAPTLCDWVQGAGRSVHGVGKIGDIFSMQGIDDVVKGADADLMDHLDRLVDEAEDGSLTFTNFVEFDSLYGHRRDISGYASALEWFDGRIGKVIAALRPGDLLVITADHGNDPSWSGSDHTRERVPVLMAGGGTGSAGLCDFVDVAATVAAHLGVPNAGTGRSLL comes from the coding sequence ATGAGCCGCGCCTTTCTTGTCGTGATGGATTCCGTTGGTATCGGCGGCGCGCCGGATGCCGGGTCTTTCTTCAACGCGGGCCTGCCCGACACCGGGGCCAATACGCTGGCTCATATCGCACAGGCTTGCGCCGAACAGGGCCGGTCGGGGCCGTTGCATCTGCCCAACCTCGTGCGGCTTGGCCTTGGGGCCGCTGCGGAACTGGCCACGCAGGATGCCCTGCCGGGTCTTGGGGATGCGCCGGTTTCGGGCCGTTGGGCCGCCGCTGCCGAGGTCAGCCCCGGCAAGGACACCCCGTCGGGGCATTGGGAACTGGCCGGTGTGCCTGTGCCTTGGGACTGGACCTATTTCCCGAACGAAACCCCGGCCTTCCCGGCCGATCTGACGGCCGAGGTCTGCCGCCTTGCGGGCACTGACGGTATCCTTGGCAATTGCCATGCCTCGGGCACCAATATCATTGCCGACCTCGGGGCCGAGCATATGCGTACCGGCTGGCCGATCTGCTATACCTCGGCCGACAGCGTGTTCCAGATTGCCGCGCATGAGGACAGCTTTGGCAACGAACGGCTGCAAAAGCTGTGCCGGGATCTGGCGCCGCGCCTGCATGCCATGCGGATCGGGCGCGTGATCTCGCGCCCCTTCACCGGCAGGCCGGGCGATTTCCAGCGCACCACCAACCGGCGCGATTACTCGCTGGCGCCGCCCGCCCCGACGCTTTGCGATTGGGTGCAGGGGGCCGGGCGTTCCGTGCATGGGGTGGGCAAGATCGGTGACATCTTTTCTATGCAGGGCATCGACGATGTGGTGAAGGGCGCGGATGCGGACCTGATGGACCACCTCGACCGTCTGGTGGATGAGGCCGAAGACGGCAGCCTGACCTTTACCAATTTCGTCGAATTCGACAGCCTTTACGGCCACCGCCGCGACATTTCAGGCTATGCGTCCGCGCTGGAATGGTTCGACGGGCGCATCGGCAAGGTGATCGCGGCGCTGCGGCCCGGTGACCTGCTGGTGATCACGGCGGATCATGGCAACGACCCCAGCTGGAGCGGCTCGGACCACACCCGTGAAAGGGTGCCGGTACTGATGGCAGGGGGCGGAACAGGATCAGCCGGGCTTTGCGACTTTGTCGATGTCGCCGCCACCGTGGCGGCGCATCTCGGCGTTCCGAACGCGGGCACGGGGCGGAGCCTTCTGTGA